Proteins encoded in a region of the Zunongwangia endophytica genome:
- the eno gene encoding phosphopyruvate hydratase, producing MSAIVHIHARQIFDSRGNPTVEVDVITENGVLGRAAVPSGASTGEHEAVELRDGGDDFMGKGVLTAVDNVNSKIAEQLLGYSVFEQNLIDQAMIELDGTSNKSKLGANAILGVSLAVAKAAANELGLPLYRYVGGVSANTLPVPMMNIINGGSHSDAPIAFQEFMIMPVKAESFSHALKMGTEIFHNLKKVLHDRGLSTAVGDEGGFAPTLDGTEDALETILEAIEKAGYKGGDEVMIALDCAAAEFYEDGKYNYAKFEGDKGKVRSSEEQASYLAELSSKYPIVSIEDGMDENDWEGWKALTDKVGDKIQLVGDDLYVTNVERLSRGIEEGIANSILIKVNQIGTLTETIAAVNMAHNAGFTSVMSHRSGETEDNTIADLAVALNTGQIKTGSASRSDRMAKYNQLLRIEEELGSVAYYPKEKAFKVK from the coding sequence ATGAGTGCTATAGTACATATTCATGCACGTCAAATTTTTGACTCCAGAGGTAACCCAACAGTAGAAGTAGATGTAATCACAGAAAACGGAGTATTAGGAAGGGCAGCAGTTCCTTCTGGAGCTTCTACCGGTGAGCATGAAGCTGTAGAACTACGTGATGGTGGTGATGACTTTATGGGAAAAGGTGTTCTTACAGCTGTTGATAATGTAAACAGTAAAATTGCAGAGCAACTTTTAGGCTATTCAGTTTTCGAACAAAATTTAATCGATCAGGCAATGATCGAGCTTGACGGTACATCAAATAAATCTAAGTTAGGAGCTAACGCTATTTTAGGTGTTTCTCTTGCTGTAGCCAAAGCTGCTGCAAACGAACTTGGTCTTCCACTTTATCGTTACGTTGGTGGTGTAAGCGCAAATACGCTTCCTGTACCAATGATGAACATTATCAATGGAGGATCTCATAGTGACGCTCCAATCGCATTTCAGGAATTTATGATTATGCCGGTAAAGGCAGAAAGTTTTTCTCATGCATTAAAAATGGGAACTGAAATTTTCCATAATCTTAAGAAAGTACTTCACGATAGAGGTCTTAGCACAGCTGTAGGTGACGAAGGTGGTTTTGCTCCAACTTTAGACGGTACAGAGGACGCTTTGGAAACTATTCTTGAAGCTATCGAGAAAGCTGGTTATAAAGGTGGTGATGAAGTTATGATCGCTTTAGATTGTGCTGCTGCTGAATTTTATGAAGATGGCAAATATAACTATGCTAAATTCGAAGGAGATAAAGGTAAAGTAAGATCTAGTGAAGAACAGGCTTCTTATTTAGCTGAACTATCTTCAAAATATCCTATCGTTTCTATCGAAGATGGTATGGACGAAAATGATTGGGAAGGCTGGAAAGCTTTAACCGACAAAGTAGGAGATAAAATTCAATTAGTAGGAGATGATCTTTATGTAACTAACGTAGAGCGTCTATCCAGAGGTATTGAAGAAGGTATTGCAAATTCAATTCTTATTAAAGTTAACCAAATCGGTACTTTAACAGAGACTATTGCTGCTGTAAATATGGCTCACAATGCTGGATTTACATCTGTAATGTCGCATAGATCTGGAGAAACTGAAGATAATACAATTGCAGATTTAGCAGTTGCTTTAAATACAGGCCAAATAAAAACTGGTTCTGCTTCAAGAAGTGATCGTATGGCTAAGTACAACCAACTTCTTAGAATTGAAGAAGAATTAGGAAGTGTTGCTTACTATCCAAAAGAGAAAGCATTCAAAGTGAAATAA
- a CDS encoding glycogen synthase, with protein sequence MHNFLFVASENDAIPRCKAGGMGDVLRDVPRQISQKGDTVHVVVPAYSRLHQEGTLISKLFFNLRNTQYEAEIYEVQPKKDFPGITHYVIHHPEIQGGDIAHIYHNDLDQPFYTDAIKYFIFCTAVAEAIKTDIFGKLDVIHLHDWHASMVLFLRRYHQDYTGLKDIRVIYSIHNLAIQGIRPFENNYSSIRNFFPNVDFNYDELRDRRYHDCINMMALGIRFADAVHTVSPSYKEDVLHPSNPPVFIGGEGLEEDLNCANDEGRFMGILNGCNYRNIRRARKNNLYFNIASALFRWMQQESKKYKSDFLAHTGEKVMPFLKRKPEFVCSSVARLTEQKFYFFKQSPEAFLEILDLLEEVNGVFILLGTGAPEYEELLRKISHQKSNFLFINGQDEDVIDSIYLETDLYFMPSLFEPCGISQMLAMRNGHPCLVHHTGGLIDTVRHLETGFAFDGKSYDNKIINMVDSFKHILKMFFDDKTKWRTIERNAKKERFTWKKSVDDYYKSLYKLPA encoded by the coding sequence ATGCATAATTTCTTGTTTGTAGCTTCAGAAAATGATGCTATACCCCGTTGCAAAGCAGGAGGAATGGGCGATGTGCTGCGCGATGTCCCCAGACAAATTTCTCAAAAAGGAGATACAGTTCATGTTGTTGTACCTGCATATTCCAGATTACATCAGGAAGGAACTTTGATCTCCAAGTTATTTTTCAACCTCAGAAACACTCAATATGAGGCTGAGATTTATGAAGTTCAGCCTAAAAAAGATTTTCCAGGAATTACACATTACGTAATCCATCATCCAGAAATTCAAGGAGGTGATATTGCGCATATTTATCACAATGATCTCGATCAGCCTTTTTATACCGATGCGATAAAATATTTTATTTTTTGTACTGCTGTAGCCGAGGCTATTAAAACTGATATTTTCGGTAAACTTGACGTCATTCATTTACATGACTGGCACGCAAGTATGGTTTTATTCTTAAGAAGATACCATCAAGACTATACAGGACTTAAGGATATACGTGTAATTTATAGTATACACAATCTTGCGATACAAGGGATTAGACCTTTCGAAAATAATTACTCTTCAATCAGGAATTTCTTTCCCAATGTCGATTTTAATTATGACGAACTAAGAGATCGCCGTTATCACGATTGTATAAACATGATGGCACTTGGTATTCGTTTTGCTGATGCTGTACATACGGTGTCTCCTAGTTATAAAGAAGATGTGCTTCACCCAAGCAATCCACCGGTTTTTATAGGAGGTGAAGGTTTAGAAGAAGATCTAAACTGCGCCAACGACGAAGGTCGTTTTATGGGAATTCTAAATGGCTGTAATTATAGAAATATAAGAAGAGCAAGAAAGAATAACTTATACTTCAATATAGCATCGGCATTGTTTCGATGGATGCAGCAAGAATCTAAAAAGTACAAGTCAGATTTTTTAGCGCATACGGGAGAGAAAGTAATGCCTTTCCTAAAAAGAAAACCAGAATTCGTATGTTCTAGTGTTGCACGCTTAACAGAGCAGAAATTTTATTTTTTCAAGCAATCGCCAGAAGCTTTCTTGGAAATTTTAGATCTTTTAGAAGAAGTTAATGGCGTATTTATTTTGTTAGGTACCGGTGCTCCTGAGTACGAAGAGTTATTAAGAAAGATCAGTCATCAAAAAAGTAACTTTCTATTTATTAACGGTCAGGACGAAGACGTTATCGATAGTATTTACCTGGAAACCGACTTGTACTTTATGCCAAGTCTCTTTGAACCCTGCGGGATCAGCCAGATGTTGGCAATGAGAAATGGACATCCTTGCCTAGTTCATCATACCGGTGGATTAATTGATACGGTAAGACATCTGGAAACAGGTTTTGCTTTTGATGGTAAAAGTTATGACAACAAGATCATAAATATGGTCGATTCATTTAAACACATTTTAAAAATGTTTTTCGATGATAAAACAAAGTGGAGAACCATAGAGCGAAATGCCAAAAAAGAGCGTTTCACCTGGAAGAAATCAGTAGACGATTATTATAAATCACTCTATAAATTACCAGCTTAG
- a CDS encoding citrate synthase, producing the protein MSDKAILEYQGKKYEFPVTEGTEGELGINIKTLRSEAGMITLDRGYKNTGSCESAITFLNGEEGILRYRGYAIEDLAEKADFLEVAYLLIFGELPNKQQLDKFYGDIKEESEVDEEMKKILDGFPKAAHPMGVLASLTSALTAFNPGSVDVESEEDMYKAIVKILGKFPVLVAWTQRKKNSLPLNYGDDSLGYVENLHKMMFEKPGKKYNVDKSVIEALDKLLILHADHEQNCSASTVRMVGSSHAGLFASISAGISALWGPLHGGANQAVIEMLEGIKADGGDTHKFMQKAKDKEDPFRLMGFGHRVYKNFDPRAKIIKKSADEVLEGLGVEDPVLDIAKGLEKEALEDDYFVKRKLYPNVDFYSGIIYRALGIPVEMFTVMFALGRLPGWIAQWREMRLKKEPIGRPRQIYVGANLREFKEVSER; encoded by the coding sequence ATGTCAGATAAAGCTATATTAGAATATCAAGGAAAAAAATATGAGTTCCCTGTAACTGAAGGAACAGAAGGTGAACTGGGTATTAATATTAAAACCCTTCGATCTGAAGCCGGAATGATAACTTTAGACCGCGGTTATAAGAACACAGGAAGCTGTGAAAGTGCGATCACTTTCTTAAACGGGGAAGAAGGAATTTTAAGATATAGAGGCTATGCTATCGAAGACCTTGCTGAAAAAGCAGATTTTCTAGAAGTAGCTTATCTTTTAATTTTTGGAGAATTACCAAACAAGCAGCAGCTTGATAAGTTCTACGGAGACATAAAAGAAGAATCTGAAGTTGATGAAGAGATGAAGAAGATTTTGGATGGTTTTCCAAAAGCAGCTCATCCAATGGGCGTTCTTGCTTCATTAACCAGTGCGCTTACTGCATTTAATCCAGGTTCTGTGGATGTAGAATCTGAAGAAGATATGTATAAGGCAATTGTTAAGATTCTTGGTAAGTTTCCGGTACTCGTTGCTTGGACACAAAGAAAGAAAAACAGCCTGCCACTTAACTACGGTGACGATTCATTAGGATATGTAGAGAATTTACATAAAATGATGTTCGAAAAGCCAGGTAAAAAGTATAATGTAGACAAATCGGTAATCGAAGCATTAGATAAACTATTAATACTTCATGCAGATCACGAACAAAACTGTTCAGCATCTACAGTAAGAATGGTAGGTTCTTCTCATGCGGGATTATTTGCTTCAATCTCTGCTGGTATTTCTGCACTTTGGGGACCACTTCACGGTGGAGCTAACCAGGCAGTAATCGAAATGTTAGAAGGAATTAAAGCTGATGGTGGTGATACGCATAAATTTATGCAGAAAGCTAAGGATAAAGAAGATCCTTTCCGTTTAATGGGCTTTGGACACCGTGTTTATAAAAACTTCGATCCTAGAGCTAAGATTATCAAGAAATCTGCAGACGAGGTTCTAGAAGGATTAGGTGTTGAAGATCCAGTACTAGATATCGCTAAAGGTTTAGAGAAAGAAGCGTTAGAAGACGACTATTTCGTAAAAAGAAAATTATATCCTAATGTAGATTTCTATTCAGGTATCATCTATAGAGCTTTAGGTATTCCGGTAGAAATGTTTACTGTGATGTTTGCTTTAGGTCGTTTACCAGGTTGGATTGCACAATGGAGAGAAATGAGACTTAAGAAAGAACCTATTGGTAGACCACGTCAAATCTACGTTGGTGCAAACCTAAGAGAGTTTAAAGAAGTGAGTGAACGATAG
- a CDS encoding dimethylarginine dimethylaminohydrolase family protein, translating to MQLKINNETSRLRAVVLGIAKNNGGAPELDEAYDPKSIEHIKAGTYPKEEDMVKEIEAVADVLKKYDVEVFRPQVIENYNQIFTRDIAFVIEDKFVKANILPDREKEIKAIDHVINQIDPEKIIKLPEEAHIEGGDVMPFGDYILVGTYIGEDYSEYITARTNIQAVKALQDIFPKKKVVSFNLKKSNLDAKENALHLDCCFQPVGKDKAIIYKGGFLDSKEYQWLVNLFGEKNVFEITKDEMYNMNSNIFSISEKVVISEEKFTRLNTWLRSHGITVEEVPYAQIAKQEGLLRCSTLPLIRD from the coding sequence ATGCAGTTGAAGATTAATAATGAAACATCAAGATTAAGAGCAGTTGTTTTAGGAATCGCTAAAAATAACGGTGGTGCGCCAGAACTTGATGAAGCCTACGATCCAAAATCTATAGAACATATTAAAGCTGGTACCTATCCAAAAGAAGAGGATATGGTAAAAGAAATTGAGGCGGTTGCCGATGTTTTAAAAAAATATGATGTAGAAGTTTTTAGACCTCAGGTTATCGAAAATTACAATCAGATTTTTACCAGAGATATAGCATTCGTGATCGAGGATAAATTTGTGAAAGCAAACATTCTTCCAGATCGAGAGAAAGAAATTAAGGCTATCGATCATGTAATAAACCAAATAGATCCAGAAAAAATAATAAAGCTTCCGGAAGAGGCTCATATCGAAGGAGGAGACGTGATGCCTTTCGGAGATTATATTTTGGTGGGAACTTATATTGGCGAAGATTATTCCGAATATATTACGGCTAGAACAAACATTCAGGCGGTAAAAGCCCTTCAGGATATATTTCCGAAGAAAAAAGTAGTTTCATTCAACTTAAAAAAGAGCAATCTTGATGCTAAGGAGAATGCTTTGCATTTGGATTGTTGTTTTCAACCGGTAGGAAAAGATAAAGCGATTATTTACAAAGGAGGCTTCTTAGACTCTAAAGAATATCAATGGCTTGTCAATTTATTCGGAGAAAAAAATGTCTTCGAAATTACGAAGGATGAAATGTATAATATGAATTCAAACATATTTTCAATTTCAGAAAAAGTAGTGATTTCCGAAGAAAAATTTACGCGATTAAATACCTGGTTGCGTTCGCATGGAATTACTGTAGAAGAAGTTCCTTACGCACAGATTGCAAAACAAGAAGGCTTATTACGTTGTTCAACCTTACCTTTAATTAGAGATTAA
- the ctlX gene encoding citrulline utilization hydrolase CtlX: MRQITDTVLMVRPVAFRMNEETAVNNYFQKEIDVKDINEKAQAEFDAFVKKLKGVGVNVIVVDDVPEDDTPDSIFPNNWVSFHENGEIGLYPMFAANRRKERRLEYFARLEEEGFKITDIVDYTSAEDDDLFLEGTGSLILDRQNEKAYCALSARADEDLLIEFCEDFEYTPVIFKAYQSVDGKRKQIYHTNVMMAVAEEFAVVCLDTIDDAKERKNLLKHLKQDKKELVVISEEQMHQFAGNMLQVQGAFDKKYLVMSESAHQSLTKDQIAKIEKYSEILSSDLGVIEACGGGSARCMLAEVFLPKA, from the coding sequence ATGAGACAGATTACAGATACCGTTTTAATGGTGAGACCCGTAGCTTTTAGAATGAATGAAGAAACGGCAGTTAATAATTATTTTCAGAAAGAAATAGATGTCAAAGATATAAATGAAAAAGCTCAAGCCGAATTTGATGCTTTCGTAAAGAAACTTAAAGGCGTTGGAGTTAATGTTATCGTGGTAGATGATGTTCCTGAAGATGATACTCCAGATTCCATTTTCCCTAATAATTGGGTGTCTTTTCATGAAAACGGAGAAATAGGTTTATACCCGATGTTTGCAGCAAATCGAAGAAAAGAACGTCGATTAGAATACTTTGCAAGATTGGAAGAAGAAGGCTTCAAAATTACTGATATTGTAGATTATACTTCTGCTGAAGATGATGATCTTTTTCTTGAGGGGACTGGGAGTTTAATTTTAGATCGCCAAAACGAGAAGGCATATTGTGCGTTATCGGCCAGAGCAGATGAAGATTTATTAATCGAATTTTGTGAAGATTTTGAATACACTCCGGTTATTTTTAAGGCGTATCAATCTGTTGATGGAAAACGTAAGCAAATTTATCATACGAATGTTATGATGGCTGTTGCCGAAGAGTTCGCTGTTGTTTGCCTCGATACTATAGATGATGCTAAGGAGCGTAAAAACCTTTTGAAACATTTAAAACAGGATAAGAAAGAGCTTGTTGTAATTTCTGAAGAACAGATGCATCAGTTTGCGGGAAATATGCTTCAGGTACAAGGTGCTTTCGATAAAAAATATTTGGTGATGAGTGAAAGTGCTCATCAAAGCTTAACAAAAGATCAGATTGCTAAAATCGAGAAGTATTCAGAAATTTTAAGCAGTGATCTTGGTGTAATTGAAGCTTGTGGAGGTGGAAGCGCAAGATGTATGCTTGCTGAGGTTTTTCTACCGAAGGCTTAA
- a CDS encoding BCCT family transporter, with protein MNFSKIYNDVKNNPLFYCAALILLLFSVLIFSLTTEFYSFIDDASIWVREIFGEFYLWLGLVCVLFLLIIAFSKYGRIRLGDSPPQFDRLSWIAMLYSAGMGAGILLRAVQEPVFMYQNPPLKTDYPNDIIALEFTFYQWGFTAWAFYGIFALIIGYSLFVRKNNILLGTSLPQLKKIKGLPQSIDLLTILTTVFGLVAAIGLGTTQIEGGVSHLSAKEPGTLWIVIGLVFLICLLAFISAYAGVEKGIKRISNWNIYITMALLIFIFLQADIAEILQQFFTATWYYLKDFFQLSLAIGDFNPGKQFLTDWTYYYWAFWLAWAPFTGIFIARISQGRSIREMILGVLILPSSGSFLWFSVFGGSSFSLIEGMQTYNGEFSNVFTSIFTFFESFPLSNVTNIVTVLLLISFLVTSVDSAIYVLSMFSDKGNDNPKKKYRLIWAVLILLFSEAIILLGNVKPESDVLDAMQKFLIISSLPFAIFTAIIMVLFVIEIRKKQP; from the coding sequence ATTAATTTCAGTAAGATCTATAACGACGTTAAAAACAATCCGCTTTTTTATTGCGCGGCATTGATCTTATTGCTTTTTTCCGTTTTGATTTTTTCTTTAACTACCGAGTTTTATTCTTTTATTGATGATGCTTCTATTTGGGTAAGAGAAATTTTTGGGGAATTCTATTTATGGCTGGGATTAGTTTGCGTGCTGTTTCTTTTAATAATCGCCTTTTCGAAATACGGAAGAATTCGATTGGGTGATTCTCCACCACAGTTTGACCGATTATCCTGGATTGCGATGCTTTACAGCGCGGGTATGGGTGCGGGAATTTTACTGCGTGCGGTACAGGAACCTGTTTTTATGTATCAAAACCCTCCTTTAAAAACAGACTATCCAAACGATATTATCGCTTTAGAGTTCACTTTTTATCAATGGGGATTTACCGCGTGGGCATTCTATGGAATATTCGCTTTAATAATTGGTTATTCGCTATTTGTAAGAAAAAACAATATACTTCTCGGCACAAGTTTACCTCAACTTAAAAAAATTAAAGGTTTACCGCAAAGCATAGATCTTTTAACCATTCTAACTACCGTTTTTGGATTGGTAGCTGCCATTGGTCTTGGAACCACACAAATTGAAGGCGGTGTGAGCCATCTTTCAGCAAAAGAACCGGGAACGCTATGGATTGTAATTGGACTAGTTTTCCTTATTTGTTTATTAGCATTCATTTCAGCCTATGCGGGAGTAGAAAAAGGCATTAAACGTATTTCTAATTGGAATATTTATATTACAATGGCTTTGTTGATATTCATATTCCTACAAGCTGATATTGCTGAAATATTACAACAATTTTTTACCGCTACATGGTATTATCTTAAAGACTTTTTTCAGCTAAGCTTAGCCATCGGAGATTTTAATCCCGGGAAACAATTTTTAACCGATTGGACATACTACTATTGGGCATTTTGGCTAGCCTGGGCTCCTTTTACAGGTATATTTATTGCTAGAATATCACAGGGAAGAAGTATTAGAGAAATGATTTTGGGCGTTTTGATCCTGCCTTCTTCAGGCAGCTTTCTATGGTTTAGTGTTTTTGGTGGATCTTCCTTTAGCCTTATTGAAGGCATGCAAACTTACAATGGTGAATTCAGTAATGTTTTCACTTCAATATTTACATTTTTTGAGTCCTTTCCACTTTCAAATGTGACAAACATCGTAACCGTTTTATTACTGATTAGTTTTTTAGTAACCTCGGTAGATTCGGCTATTTATGTGTTGAGTATGTTTAGCGACAAAGGCAATGACAATCCTAAAAAGAAATACCGCCTAATTTGGGCGGTATTGATTCTTTTATTTTCTGAAGCTATTATTCTTCTGGGGAATGTAAAACCGGAAAGTGATGTGCTGGATGCAATGCAAAAATTCCTGATTATTAGCTCACTCCCTTTTGCCATTTTCACGGCAATTATTATGGTTCTTTTTGTTATTGAAATTCGTAAAAAACAACCATAA
- a CDS encoding SDR family oxidoreductase has protein sequence MRILLTGANGYIGMRLLPELIEQGHEVICAVRNKDRLSSNKELIKQVEIVEIDLLEDTDAPEKIKNIDIAYYLIHSMSGNTKDFDSQEAEAAKNFNKLMAETSVKQVIYLSGMVNQDKLSKHLKSRKAVEDILYKGDYHLTVLRAAIIVGSGSSSFEIIRDLCEKLPVMITPRWVKTKCQPTAIRDVIKFLTGVIGHEECYDQSFDIGGPDILSYKDMMLKYAEVRGLKLWILTVPVMSAKLSSHWLYFVTSTSYKLAQNLVDSMNVEVIARNNKLEKLLGIETISYKEAIEMAFHRIEQNQVLSSWKDSLSSGRFKKELNKYIQIPKYGCLFDKQQKKTDNPEEALEKIWAIGGLNGWYYGNWLWKIRGYMDKLSGGVGLRRGRTHPTKLAPGDSLDFWRVLLADKEEKRLLLFAEMKVPGEAWLEFCIDEDNIVHQTATFRPKGIFGRLYWYSMYPFHYFIFDGMITKIATSESKKQLTN, from the coding sequence ATGCGGATCTTACTTACTGGTGCAAATGGCTATATTGGAATGCGATTACTCCCTGAACTTATTGAACAGGGACACGAGGTGATTTGTGCCGTTCGTAATAAAGACAGATTATCCTCTAACAAAGAATTAATAAAACAGGTTGAAATTGTTGAAATTGATTTACTGGAAGATACAGATGCGCCAGAGAAAATAAAGAATATTGATATTGCGTACTACCTAATTCACTCGATGAGTGGTAACACCAAAGATTTTGATAGCCAGGAAGCTGAGGCTGCTAAGAACTTCAACAAATTAATGGCAGAAACGAGTGTGAAACAGGTGATTTATCTAAGTGGAATGGTAAATCAGGATAAGCTCTCTAAACATCTAAAATCTCGTAAGGCTGTCGAGGATATTCTTTACAAAGGTGATTATCATCTAACAGTTTTAAGAGCAGCTATTATTGTAGGTTCTGGAAGCTCTTCTTTTGAAATTATTAGGGATCTATGCGAGAAGTTACCAGTAATGATCACCCCACGCTGGGTTAAAACAAAATGTCAGCCAACGGCTATCCGAGATGTGATAAAATTCTTAACCGGGGTTATTGGTCACGAAGAATGTTACGATCAATCTTTTGATATTGGCGGTCCTGATATTTTGTCTTATAAAGATATGATGCTGAAGTATGCGGAAGTTAGAGGATTAAAATTATGGATTCTTACTGTACCTGTAATGTCGGCCAAACTTTCGTCGCATTGGCTCTATTTTGTAACCTCAACTTCGTATAAACTAGCTCAAAATTTGGTTGACAGTATGAATGTTGAAGTTATTGCCAGAAATAACAAATTGGAAAAACTACTTGGGATCGAAACTATTTCTTACAAAGAAGCTATCGAAATGGCTTTTCATAGAATCGAACAAAACCAGGTGCTGTCTAGCTGGAAAGACTCTCTTAGTAGTGGTCGATTTAAAAAGGAACTCAACAAATACATTCAGATTCCTAAGTATGGATGTCTTTTTGATAAGCAACAGAAAAAAACCGATAATCCCGAAGAAGCTTTAGAAAAAATTTGGGCCATCGGCGGACTTAATGGCTGGTACTACGGAAACTGGTTATGGAAAATTAGAGGATATATGGATAAACTTTCTGGCGGCGTGGGTTTACGTCGCGGAAGAACCCATCCTACAAAACTAGCACCAGGAGATTCTTTAGATTTTTGGCGTGTCCTGCTGGCCGATAAAGAAGAAAAGCGATTACTTCTTTTTGCTGAAATGAAAGTTCCTGGTGAAGCCTGGTTGGAATTTTGTATCGATGAAGATAATATTGTGCATCAAACCGCTACGTTTAGACCCAAAGGAATCTTTGGTCGATTGTACTGGTATTCTATGTACCCATTTCATTATTTTATTTTTGACGGAATGATTACCAAAATCGCTACTTCAGAATCTAAAAAACAGCTTACCAATTAA
- a CDS encoding MarC family protein: MDLFIYVFAALFSVINPLGTIPIFVGLTTDDSAKERSQTSLLTAINIFVILTICFFSGRYILQFFGISIESLRIAGGLIIVTSGFALLTGSFSKHKGMNDRVKDDAFKREGISLTPLAIPMLAGPGSISLLIGMYEDYHLTSEKLITILAIFAVCLSTFLMLKSAHFIAKYLGASGINAISRIIGFIVIAIGIEYISSSVMTILGIGFNNN; this comes from the coding sequence ATGGATCTTTTTATCTATGTTTTCGCTGCATTATTCTCGGTTATTAATCCGCTTGGTACTATTCCTATTTTTGTGGGTTTAACTACCGATGATAGCGCCAAAGAGCGGTCGCAAACTTCGCTGTTAACAGCAATTAATATCTTTGTAATCTTGACGATTTGCTTTTTTAGCGGTCGTTATATTCTTCAATTCTTCGGAATAAGTATTGAGTCGTTACGTATTGCTGGCGGGTTGATTATTGTTACTTCGGGTTTTGCGCTGCTTACCGGCTCATTTTCTAAGCACAAAGGAATGAATGATCGCGTAAAGGATGATGCTTTTAAGCGTGAAGGTATATCCTTAACACCACTTGCAATTCCTATGCTTGCCGGGCCGGGATCTATTTCCCTACTTATCGGGATGTACGAAGATTATCATTTAACTTCGGAAAAATTAATTACGATATTGGCGATTTTCGCAGTTTGTCTTTCCACTTTTTTAATGCTGAAAAGTGCTCATTTTATTGCGAAATATCTGGGAGCTTCAGGAATTAATGCGATTTCCAGAATCATCGGTTTTATAGTTATCGCAATTGGCATCGAGTATATTAGCTCTTCAGTAATGACAATTTTGGGGATTGGCTTCAATAATAATTAA